The following coding sequences lie in one beta proteobacterium CB genomic window:
- a CDS encoding nitrite/sulfite reductase hemoprotein beta subunit → MYKYDHIDQTLVDQRVTQFRDQVERRLNGTLAEEEFRPLRLQNGLYHQRHAYMLRVAIPYGLLSAKQLRTLAFIADKYDRGYGHFTTRQNIQFNWVELEQTPDILAELAKVEMHAIQTSGNCIRNITSDAFAGVAADEYIDPRPICELLRQWSTLHPEFAHLPRKFKFAINGAKEDRTVLLCHDVGVELKKNPEINNGELTADIYAGGGMGRTPILGSLIKQGLPWQVLPSYLTALLRVYNRFGRRDNLYKARIKILVKALGPEEFARQVEGEWAQLHNDTKQSKDNFTQAEWERVAKHFTKPNYKTLPALSNAQLQSHVESKLDANEKIAFTRWLERNVKPHQVPGYVSVILSLKPHGTAAPGDATSAQMNAIADLADHYSFGELRVTHEQNLVLADVEQAELLNLWRAAKNYNLVLPNIGLLTDIIACPGGDFCSLANAKSLPIAKAIQERFDDLDYLHDLGDITLNISGCINSCGHHHVGNIGVLGVDKDGEEWYQITLGGEQGNDASIGKVIGPSFYANEIPDVMTSLINTYVEQRTGDEPFIETYRRLGVTPFKEAAYKNNGKHSKEALT, encoded by the coding sequence ATGTACAAATATGACCACATTGACCAAACCCTTGTAGATCAACGGGTTACCCAGTTCCGAGACCAAGTTGAGCGACGCCTGAACGGCACCCTGGCTGAAGAAGAGTTCCGCCCTCTCCGCCTGCAGAATGGTCTCTACCATCAGCGCCACGCTTATATGTTGCGTGTTGCCATCCCCTATGGCTTGTTGAGCGCCAAGCAATTACGCACCCTTGCTTTCATTGCCGATAAATACGATCGTGGTTATGGCCACTTTACAACCCGTCAAAACATTCAATTTAACTGGGTAGAGCTTGAGCAAACTCCTGACATCCTGGCCGAGTTAGCCAAAGTCGAGATGCATGCCATCCAAACATCAGGCAACTGTATTCGCAACATTACAAGCGATGCCTTTGCTGGTGTTGCCGCTGATGAATATATCGACCCAAGACCCATCTGCGAGCTACTCCGCCAATGGTCAACCTTACATCCCGAGTTTGCTCATCTCCCGCGAAAATTCAAGTTTGCAATTAATGGTGCAAAAGAAGATCGCACAGTTTTGCTTTGTCATGACGTCGGTGTTGAGCTAAAGAAAAACCCAGAGATCAATAATGGAGAATTGACTGCAGACATCTATGCGGGAGGTGGCATGGGTCGTACACCAATACTGGGATCATTAATTAAGCAAGGCTTGCCTTGGCAAGTTCTACCAAGCTACTTAACTGCACTCCTACGTGTGTATAACCGCTTTGGTAGAAGAGATAACCTCTATAAAGCACGCATTAAGATTTTGGTGAAAGCCTTAGGTCCAGAAGAATTCGCACGCCAAGTAGAGGGAGAATGGGCTCAACTGCATAACGACACCAAGCAGAGTAAAGATAACTTCACACAAGCCGAGTGGGAGCGCGTCGCCAAGCACTTCACTAAGCCAAACTATAAAACCTTGCCGGCATTGAGCAATGCACAATTACAGTCTCATGTGGAATCCAAACTGGACGCCAATGAAAAGATTGCATTTACTCGTTGGCTAGAGCGCAACGTCAAGCCACATCAAGTGCCTGGCTATGTCTCAGTTATTCTGTCGCTCAAGCCCCATGGCACTGCTGCCCCTGGCGACGCTACTAGCGCGCAAATGAATGCTATTGCAGATTTAGCAGATCACTATAGTTTTGGTGAGTTACGTGTCACCCATGAACAAAACTTAGTCTTAGCTGATGTTGAGCAAGCAGAGTTACTTAATTTGTGGCGCGCCGCTAAAAACTACAATTTAGTGTTGCCTAATATTGGCTTACTCACAGACATCATTGCCTGCCCTGGCGGTGACTTCTGCTCACTAGCTAATGCCAAATCACTACCGATTGCCAAAGCCATTCAAGAGCGTTTTGATGATTTGGATTACCTGCACGACTTAGGTGATATCACTTTAAATATCTCAGGGTGCATTAATTCCTGCGGCCACCATCACGTCGGCAATATTGGTGTTCTGGGCGTCGATAAAGATGGTGAAGAGTGGTATCAAATCACCTTAGGTGGTGAGCAAGGCAATGATGCATCTATTGGCAAAGTCATTGGGCCTTCTTTCTATGCCAATGAGATTCCGGATGTGATGACTAGCCTTATTAATACCTACGTTGAACAACGCACAGGCGATGAACCTTTCATTGAAACCTACCGCCGCCTTGGTGTAACACCCTTTAAAGAAGCAGCCTATAAGAACAATGGCAAGCACTCCAAAGAGGCGTTAACTTAA
- a CDS encoding XRE family transcriptional regulator, which translates to MTSAHQIRPIPSSASVLGKAVIRAADRLQISHALLSKVLGLSPPTITRLYQGAYQLKEGGKEWDFSLLFVRLYRSLDSIVSDDQIAHQWLLSENLGLHSKPITLIQTTEGLVRVVQYLDSSRGIV; encoded by the coding sequence ATGACATCAGCGCATCAAATTAGGCCAATTCCAAGTTCCGCCAGCGTATTGGGGAAGGCAGTCATTCGAGCTGCAGATAGATTGCAGATTTCTCATGCTTTGTTGTCAAAAGTCCTTGGGCTGAGCCCTCCTACGATTACCCGTTTATATCAGGGGGCATATCAATTGAAGGAGGGGGGGAAAGAATGGGATTTTTCACTCTTATTTGTACGCTTATATCGATCGCTTGATTCTATCGTGAGCGATGATCAGATTGCCCATCAATGGCTGCTTAGTGAAAACCTCGGCCTTCATTCAAAGCCCATCACCTTAATACAAACAACGGAGGGATTGGTACGTGTCGTTCAATACTTGGACTCCTCACGCGGTATCGTCTGA
- a CDS encoding Transcriptional regulator, XRE family: MDRLVLGQKIRAQRKALGVRIDSAARASGISRTTLMRIERGANSVSINSYIKLCKALGLNLDILNPVGLPMPSIEDDGDELNISAAHIRIRDYPQLKSLSWQLNHDVLLTDEEAIGIYERNKRFLEIYEIQEHERLLMQRLIDEYGMEQLL, encoded by the coding sequence ATGGATCGGTTAGTCCTAGGTCAAAAAATTCGCGCACAAAGAAAGGCTTTGGGTGTCCGGATTGACTCTGCTGCAAGAGCATCGGGGATATCTCGAACCACTTTAATGCGTATTGAAAGAGGCGCCAATTCAGTTAGTATAAATTCCTATATCAAGCTTTGTAAAGCATTGGGCCTGAATTTAGATATCTTGAACCCAGTGGGTTTGCCGATGCCTAGCATTGAAGATGATGGGGATGAATTGAACATCTCTGCAGCGCATATTAGGATCCGTGACTATCCGCAGTTAAAAAGTTTGTCTTGGCAACTCAATCACGACGTACTCTTAACTGATGAAGAAGCAATAGGTATTTATGAACGCAACAAGCGCTTTCTGGAGATCTATGAGATTCAAGAGCATGAGAGGTTATTAATGCAGCGACTCATTGATGAGTATGGAATGGAGCAATTGCTCTGA
- a CDS encoding Death-on-curing family protein encodes MLFITMQDILLMHGVLINRFGGSPGLRDKASLEAALMRPQSGYYPDVISQAAALFESLIINHPFIDGNKRIAFAAMDTFLRINNKKLNTDSIEAYRQIMHMFKAQELKFDHIDAWLRTICK; translated from the coding sequence ATGCTTTTTATTACCATGCAAGACATCCTGCTGATGCACGGTGTCTTGATTAATAGATTTGGTGGATCACCAGGATTAAGAGACAAAGCGAGTCTTGAGGCAGCGCTTATGCGTCCTCAATCAGGCTATTACCCAGATGTCATTTCTCAAGCAGCAGCATTGTTTGAGAGTCTCATCATTAACCACCCCTTCATTGATGGCAATAAAAGAATTGCCTTTGCTGCAATGGATACTTTTTTGCGCATAAACAATAAAAAACTCAATACAGATTCGATAGAGGCCTACCGTCAGATAATGCACATGTTCAAAGCGCAGGAACTAAAGTTCGACCATATTGATGCATGGCTCCGAACTATCTGCAAATAG
- a CDS encoding Acyltransferase 3 yields the protein MKQASPLFLIDLLKVFAALVIILHHLSSYGQIAEDARAFLPSIMNWLFEYGRFAVQIFLVMAGYLATQSLNRYVTSKFSGQNLLRLIVNRYLRLFAPYIAALMFTIFCAWIARFWVSDEFVGETETLGQFVAHVFFLQGILGLDSISAGAWYVAIDWQLYSVLAILLISFSSYQTLIWLLSIVAVCSLLYFNRSGQYEAYFIYFLGSYTLGMLAYLAKNYSDQKIRVLAKCLLIAIGVIIAISSLQELWGRNVLAWCVALLLSLWGNASYPLAHQGGMSIQKRILQAIAWGSQRSYSAFLIHFAFILLANTLYIAWGWHTHASGAIGLMLLALICSVITANYLYRWVELPATRLKI from the coding sequence TTGAAGCAAGCCTCCCCACTATTTCTGATAGATCTACTGAAGGTCTTTGCTGCTTTAGTCATCATCCTGCATCATCTTTCTAGCTATGGTCAGATTGCAGAAGATGCACGAGCATTTTTGCCAAGCATCATGAATTGGCTATTTGAATATGGCCGCTTTGCAGTCCAAATCTTTTTAGTGATGGCGGGGTACTTAGCGACGCAGTCCCTAAATCGTTACGTTACTAGCAAATTTAGTGGCCAAAATTTACTCCGGCTCATCGTCAATCGCTATCTGCGATTGTTCGCCCCTTATATAGCCGCGCTGATGTTCACTATCTTTTGCGCCTGGATTGCGCGCTTCTGGGTAAGCGACGAATTTGTTGGTGAAACAGAAACCTTAGGGCAATTTGTTGCGCATGTATTTTTCTTGCAAGGTATCTTAGGCTTGGATTCAATCTCGGCAGGCGCTTGGTATGTTGCGATCGACTGGCAGCTGTATTCAGTCTTAGCAATTTTGCTGATTTCTTTTTCCTCTTACCAAACTTTGATTTGGTTGCTGAGTATTGTTGCAGTGTGCTCTTTGCTGTATTTCAATCGTTCTGGTCAGTACGAAGCCTACTTCATTTATTTTCTAGGTTCATATACCTTGGGCATGTTGGCTTATCTTGCTAAGAACTATTCAGATCAAAAAATCAGAGTCTTGGCGAAATGCTTACTCATTGCGATTGGCGTGATCATTGCAATCTCTTCCCTGCAGGAGCTATGGGGACGCAATGTTTTGGCTTGGTGCGTCGCTTTACTATTATCGCTATGGGGTAACGCTAGCTATCCACTAGCTCATCAAGGTGGCATGAGCATCCAGAAGAGAATCTTGCAGGCGATTGCTTGGGGTAGTCAGCGTTCGTACAGCGCTTTTTTGATTCACTTCGCGTTTATTCTGTTAGCCAACACGCTCTATATAGCCTGGGGATGGCATACACATGCTAGTGGTGCTATTGGCTTGATGTTGCTGGCGCTAATTTGCAGTGTGATCACCGCCAACTATCTGTATCGCTGGGTTGAGCTCCCTGCAACTAGGCTCAAAATCTAA
- a CDS encoding Choline dehydrogenase produces the protein MTQTPLQNTYDYIIIGAGSAGCMLAKRLTESPAKRVLLIEAGKNDNYIWIHVPVGYLYCIDNPRADWRFKTAAEKGLNGRSLLYPRGRVLGGCSSINGMIYMRGQTGDYDSWVKATGDESWSWENALRRYKSFEDYHGAANQWHSKGGEWTVSKQRLRWPIMDVFREAAVQAGIPSSDDFNQGDNFGVGYFDVSQRKGWRLNTSKAFLRDAAKRPNLTVITEAVVNKLLIDANSKDCYGVQYIQNGKTVDVHCSNDNAGSRGEVILSAGAIGSVQVLERSGLGSAAHLQKLGIPVIADLPGVGENLQDHLQLRMIYKVNGIKTLNTKANSLLGKLMIGMEYVFKRSGPMSMAPSQLGAFAYSSPDQPSANVEYHVQPLSLEKFGEDLHSFNAITASVCNLRPTSRGSVHINSIDPEAPPVIAPNYLSTDEDRQVAADSLRLTRKIVESPALKPYTPDEYKPGKQYQTDEELIKAAGDIGTTIFHPVGTCKMGRDDDPMAVLDSQLRVRGIQHLRVVDASAMPTITSGNTAAPTMMIAQRAAELLTSE, from the coding sequence ATGACTCAAACCCCTCTTCAAAACACCTACGACTACATCATCATTGGAGCTGGTAGTGCAGGCTGCATGTTGGCCAAGCGCCTGACTGAGAGTCCCGCTAAACGCGTGCTATTAATCGAGGCTGGCAAGAACGACAATTACATCTGGATACACGTTCCAGTTGGCTACTTATATTGCATTGACAACCCAAGGGCAGATTGGCGCTTTAAGACTGCTGCTGAAAAAGGTCTCAACGGTCGTTCCTTACTATATCCACGCGGTAGAGTTTTGGGTGGCTGTTCATCGATCAACGGCATGATCTACATGCGTGGTCAAACAGGTGACTATGACTCTTGGGTTAAGGCAACAGGCGATGAGTCTTGGTCTTGGGAAAACGCGCTACGTCGCTATAAATCATTCGAGGATTATCACGGCGCCGCTAATCAGTGGCATAGCAAAGGTGGTGAGTGGACAGTTTCTAAGCAGCGCTTGCGTTGGCCCATCATGGATGTCTTTAGAGAGGCCGCAGTACAAGCAGGCATCCCATCATCAGATGACTTTAACCAAGGCGACAACTTTGGTGTCGGTTACTTCGACGTGAGTCAGCGCAAAGGTTGGCGCCTCAATACCTCTAAAGCATTTTTGCGTGACGCTGCCAAGCGCCCCAATCTCACAGTGATTACCGAGGCTGTGGTCAATAAATTATTGATCGATGCCAATAGCAAAGATTGCTACGGAGTCCAATACATTCAGAATGGCAAAACCGTAGACGTACATTGCAGCAATGACAATGCGGGTTCACGAGGCGAAGTCATTTTGAGTGCAGGTGCTATTGGTAGTGTGCAGGTCTTGGAGCGCTCAGGCCTTGGATCAGCTGCGCATCTTCAGAAGCTGGGTATTCCGGTGATTGCAGATTTGCCTGGTGTGGGCGAGAACTTGCAAGACCATTTGCAGTTGCGTATGATCTACAAGGTCAATGGCATCAAGACTTTAAACACCAAAGCGAATTCTTTATTAGGCAAGTTAATGATTGGTATGGAGTATGTGTTCAAGCGTTCTGGCCCGATGTCAATGGCCCCATCGCAGCTAGGCGCTTTTGCATACAGCTCGCCTGACCAGCCTTCAGCAAATGTGGAGTATCACGTACAACCACTATCACTGGAAAAGTTTGGTGAAGACTTACATTCTTTTAATGCGATTACTGCTAGCGTTTGTAATCTACGTCCAACATCTCGCGGTAGTGTGCACATCAACTCGATCGATCCAGAAGCGCCCCCAGTCATTGCACCAAACTATTTATCGACCGATGAAGATCGTCAGGTAGCGGCAGACTCATTGCGCTTGACACGCAAGATTGTGGAAAGCCCGGCACTCAAGCCATACACACCAGATGAGTACAAACCTGGCAAGCAATATCAAACCGACGAAGAGCTGATCAAAGCGGCTGGTGATATTGGTACGACGATTTTTCATCCAGTGGGTACTTGCAAGATGGGGCGCGACGATGATCCGATGGCGGTGCTCGATTCACAATTACGTGTGAGAGGTATTCAGCATCTGAGAGTAGTGGATGCTTCTGCAATGCCCACGATTACTTCTGGCAATACTGCAGCACCGACTATGATGATTGCGCAACGCGCTGCTGAATTGTTAACGAGTGAGTAG
- a CDS encoding Extracellular ligand-binding receptor, whose product MNIRHHIFAVAAAAMLTTGAYAADIKLGVSGPFTGGSASMGVSMRDGVRLAAKEINAAGGINGNKIVLVERDDEAKNERGVQIAQELINNEKVVATLGYINTGVALASQRFYQDAKIPVMNNVATGSILTKQFPNAPENYVFRNAAPDNIQAPLIAKEAVEKRGLKRVAILADSTNYGQLGREDLEKALKGYGVTPVAVEKFNIGDVDMTSQLLKAKNAGADVILTYAIGPELAQIANGMAKLGWKKPMIGSWTLSMASFIDTAGKNGNGASMPQTYIQTPSTTAKRKAFQAAYLAEFKPKNNNIASPVSAAQGYDSVYLLAAAIKQANSTEGPKIVAALQDLKTPVDGVVITYNKPFSATDHDAIKMKDVVMGVVENGRVEFLNAEDATPKKK is encoded by the coding sequence ATGAACATTCGTCATCACATTTTTGCGGTAGCTGCTGCTGCAATGTTAACAACAGGCGCTTACGCTGCCGATATCAAGTTGGGTGTTTCAGGCCCATTCACTGGCGGCTCCGCCTCAATGGGTGTGAGTATGCGTGATGGTGTGCGCTTGGCTGCAAAAGAAATCAATGCTGCTGGTGGTATTAACGGCAACAAAATCGTTTTGGTTGAGCGCGATGACGAAGCTAAAAACGAGCGCGGTGTACAAATCGCTCAAGAATTGATTAACAACGAAAAAGTTGTTGCTACTTTGGGTTACATCAACACTGGCGTAGCATTGGCTTCACAGCGCTTCTATCAAGATGCCAAGATTCCAGTGATGAACAACGTTGCTACTGGTTCAATCTTGACCAAGCAATTCCCTAACGCACCAGAAAATTACGTTTTCCGTAATGCTGCTCCTGACAACATCCAGGCTCCATTGATTGCTAAAGAAGCGGTTGAGAAGCGTGGATTGAAGAGAGTAGCAATTTTGGCTGACTCTACAAACTACGGTCAGTTGGGTCGCGAAGACTTAGAGAAGGCATTGAAGGGCTATGGCGTAACACCAGTAGCAGTTGAGAAATTCAACATTGGTGACGTGGACATGACTTCACAATTGCTCAAAGCAAAAAATGCTGGTGCTGATGTGATTTTGACTTACGCAATTGGACCTGAGTTGGCACAAATCGCTAACGGTATGGCGAAGTTGGGCTGGAAGAAGCCAATGATCGGTTCATGGACATTGTCTATGGCCAGCTTTATTGATACAGCGGGTAAGAATGGTAACGGCGCATCAATGCCACAAACTTACATTCAAACTCCATCTACAACTGCTAAGCGTAAAGCTTTCCAAGCGGCTTACTTGGCCGAGTTCAAGCCAAAGAACAACAACATTGCATCTCCAGTTTCTGCAGCACAAGGATATGACTCTGTTTACCTCTTGGCAGCGGCGATCAAGCAAGCAAACAGCACAGAGGGACCAAAGATTGTTGCAGCATTGCAAGATCTGAAGACTCCAGTTGATGGCGTTGTGATTACTTACAACAAGCCATTCTCTGCAACTGATCACGACGCAATCAAGATGAAAGATGTAGTGATGGGTGTGGTTGAAAATGGTCGCGTTGAGTTCTTGAATGCTGAGGACGCAACTCCTAAGAAGAAGTAA
- a CDS encoding Inner-membrane translocator — protein sequence MDMLAQILSSGIAVGMIYAVIAFGFQLTFATSGTLNFGQGEALMLGALVGLTCVDTFGMNYWVMIPVVCLFGMVQGGFVELIGVRPAIKIKSEFGWIMSTIALGIIFKNVAENIWGRDALPFPSPLPMEPMEFLGANILPMEILVVVGALVMMLLVEFFNRKTIYGKAVVATANDRDAAGLMGINTSVVITFSYALSSLTAAFAGVLIAPLTLTGASMGGALGLKAFAVAIIGGLSSGMGIIVGGLILGIVETATGFYISTGYKDVPGLILLLLVLAYKPSGLFGKSAIKKV from the coding sequence ATGGACATGCTTGCACAAATCCTCTCGAGCGGTATCGCTGTGGGGATGATCTATGCGGTAATCGCTTTCGGTTTCCAGCTCACTTTTGCCACATCGGGCACTCTGAACTTCGGTCAGGGTGAAGCGCTGATGTTGGGTGCTCTGGTAGGTTTAACCTGCGTAGACACTTTCGGCATGAACTATTGGGTCATGATTCCCGTAGTTTGCTTATTTGGAATGGTGCAGGGTGGCTTTGTTGAGCTCATCGGTGTGCGTCCAGCCATCAAAATTAAATCTGAGTTTGGTTGGATTATGTCCACGATTGCACTCGGTATTATTTTCAAGAACGTAGCTGAAAATATCTGGGGTCGTGATGCATTGCCATTTCCATCACCATTGCCGATGGAGCCAATGGAGTTCCTCGGCGCAAATATTTTGCCAATGGAAATTTTGGTGGTAGTTGGTGCCTTAGTCATGATGTTGTTGGTGGAATTTTTTAACCGTAAAACAATCTACGGTAAAGCAGTGGTTGCTACGGCTAACGATCGTGATGCCGCTGGCCTGATGGGTATCAACACTAGCGTAGTAATTACCTTCTCTTATGCACTATCTTCATTGACTGCAGCGTTTGCTGGTGTATTGATTGCGCCTCTCACATTGACTGGTGCGAGCATGGGCGGCGCCTTGGGTTTAAAGGCTTTCGCGGTGGCGATTATTGGTGGCCTTTCAAGCGGTATGGGAATCATTGTGGGTGGTTTGATTCTGGGAATCGTTGAAACTGCTACTGGTTTTTATATCTCTACTGGCTATAAAGATGTGCCAGGTTTGATCTTGCTTTTACTCGTACTTGCATACAAACCATCTGGCCTCTTTGGTAAATCTGCAATTAAGAAAGTTTAA
- a CDS encoding ABC transporter related protein encodes MMKKSLIPLLIAIAALFALPLFIHNPYYIHLVETILIYTILLFGLDIVVGYVGQVSLGHAALFGIGSYTAGVLYFHFGWTIWGTLPASIVVTAIFGGILALPALKVIGPYLAMVTLAFGTIAQILINEMTWLTEGPLGIKIPKPDLMGVPMTKAEYFWMVGIILIISMIIVDRFVKSQIGRAFEALRDSPIACDCMGVSVYRFKVIAFVISAGFAGLAGCLYAYSEQYISPNTYNNELAVLFLLGIIMGGRKSRLGAVIGAAIIVLLPKLLDDINLFRIVASIIAVVVVIGAAMALSKKVTTVRRVAVPIAGVVGLAAFSFWLNTISDWRLSIFGFMILLVVYYLQNGIVGFAKSFYQSIAGKTKTTRGDQAETVDDSISFISAVANKNMGEELLKVDSVLMQFGGLKALNNVDLSIKRGTIHGLIGPNGSGKSTMMNVLTGIYVPTAGNVLYAGQSVVGRTSSDIALSGIARTFQNVQLFGEMTAIQNILVGLHHTFKSNMVEIALNLPRYKKEEAEAHARAMALLKFVGLDDLANEEARNLPYGKQRLLEIARALALDPELLLLDEPAAGLTAPDIKELLRIIRKIRDSGITFILIEHHMDVVMSVCDTVSVLDFGQKIAEGKPAEVQADEKVIHAYLGT; translated from the coding sequence ATGATGAAGAAGTCTCTAATACCTCTATTAATTGCGATCGCGGCACTGTTTGCTCTGCCCTTATTTATTCACAATCCTTATTACATTCACCTCGTTGAAACGATTCTGATCTATACCATTTTGTTGTTTGGTTTGGATATTGTGGTGGGTTATGTCGGTCAAGTTTCTTTGGGTCACGCAGCACTGTTTGGTATCGGTTCATATACCGCTGGTGTGCTGTACTTCCACTTTGGTTGGACTATTTGGGGAACCCTTCCAGCATCTATTGTGGTAACTGCAATCTTCGGTGGTATCTTGGCTCTGCCAGCATTGAAGGTAATCGGACCTTATTTGGCGATGGTCACCTTGGCTTTCGGAACCATTGCACAGATTTTGATTAATGAAATGACTTGGTTGACTGAAGGCCCATTGGGCATCAAGATCCCTAAGCCTGACTTAATGGGCGTGCCGATGACCAAGGCAGAGTACTTCTGGATGGTTGGCATCATTTTGATTATCTCTATGATCATCGTGGACCGTTTTGTGAAGTCACAAATTGGTCGTGCATTTGAGGCCTTGCGGGATAGCCCAATTGCCTGCGACTGTATGGGTGTCTCTGTTTATCGCTTTAAAGTGATTGCTTTTGTGATCAGTGCTGGCTTTGCTGGTTTGGCTGGTTGCTTATATGCATACTCAGAACAATATATTTCACCTAACACCTATAACAACGAACTCGCTGTTTTGTTCTTGCTGGGCATCATCATGGGTGGACGTAAGTCACGCCTTGGCGCGGTCATTGGTGCGGCGATTATTGTGTTGTTGCCAAAACTCTTGGATGACATTAACTTGTTCCGTATCGTTGCTTCGATCATTGCGGTCGTTGTAGTAATTGGTGCAGCAATGGCGCTGTCTAAGAAGGTCACAACAGTAAGACGTGTAGCTGTGCCTATCGCTGGTGTAGTTGGCTTGGCAGCATTCTCGTTCTGGCTCAATACGATTTCTGACTGGCGCCTCAGTATTTTCGGCTTCATGATTTTGCTCGTTGTTTATTACTTACAAAACGGTATTGTTGGTTTTGCGAAGAGCTTCTACCAATCAATTGCCGGTAAGACGAAAACTACTCGTGGTGATCAAGCTGAAACAGTTGATGACTCCATTAGCTTCATCAGCGCTGTTGCCAATAAAAACATGGGTGAAGAGCTCTTGAAGGTGGACTCAGTATTGATGCAGTTCGGCGGCTTAAAGGCCTTGAACAATGTTGATTTGAGCATTAAGCGCGGCACTATTCATGGTCTGATCGGTCCTAACGGTTCTGGTAAGAGCACGATGATGAACGTCTTGACAGGTATTTACGTACCTACAGCCGGTAACGTTCTCTACGCTGGCCAAAGCGTAGTTGGTCGTACGTCTTCAGACATTGCGCTTTCTGGTATCGCTCGTACCTTCCAGAATGTTCAGCTCTTCGGTGAAATGACAGCAATCCAAAATATTTTGGTTGGCTTACACCACACCTTCAAATCCAACATGGTGGAGATTGCCTTAAATCTGCCGCGCTACAAGAAAGAAGAAGCTGAAGCACATGCTCGTGCAATGGCGCTCTTGAAGTTCGTTGGCTTAGATGACTTGGCAAATGAAGAAGCGCGTAACTTGCCATACGGTAAGCAACGTCTCTTGGAGATTGCTCGTGCCTTGGCTTTAGATCCAGAGTTGCTCCTGTTAGATGAGCCAGCTGCCGGTTTGACAGCCCCTGACATTAAAGAACTCTTGCGCATTATTCGTAAGATCCGCGATAGCGGTATTACCTTCATCCTGATTGAGCATCACATGGATGTGGTGATGTCAGTATGCGATACCGTTTCTGTATTGGACTTCGGTCAGAAGATTGCAGAAGGTAAACCAGCTGAAGTTCAGGCAGACGAGAAGGTGATTCATGCCTACTTGGGTACTTAA
- a CDS encoding ABC transporter related protein — MLSIKNLEAGYGKVKVLHGINIDVPKGQVITLIGSNGAGKTTTMRAITGMIKPTGGEVTLGGEKIDGYDSHKIARLGLAHSPEGRRVFTTMSVNDNLLLGAFPRFTGSRPKGDIKNDLERALEMFPRLKERRNQLAGTLSGGEQQMLAMARAVMLNPEIILLDEPSMGLAPILVEEVFKIISNLKSQGVTMLLVEQFAAAALNVADYGYVLENGKIATHGPADKLMHDPAVKAAYLGGAGGH, encoded by the coding sequence ATGTTATCTATTAAGAATCTTGAAGCAGGCTACGGCAAAGTAAAAGTTCTGCACGGCATCAATATTGATGTTCCTAAAGGACAAGTCATTACTTTGATCGGGTCAAACGGCGCCGGTAAAACAACGACCATGCGCGCTATCACTGGCATGATTAAGCCTACTGGTGGTGAAGTAACTCTTGGTGGCGAAAAAATTGATGGTTACGACTCTCATAAAATCGCTCGCTTAGGTTTAGCTCATAGCCCAGAAGGTCGTCGTGTATTTACGACGATGTCAGTAAACGACAACCTCTTATTGGGTGCATTTCCACGCTTTACAGGTAGCCGTCCAAAAGGCGATATTAAGAACGATCTAGAGCGCGCTCTAGAAATGTTCCCCCGCTTAAAAGAGCGTCGCAACCAATTGGCTGGAACATTGTCAGGTGGTGAGCAGCAGATGCTGGCAATGGCTCGTGCTGTGATGCTCAATCCAGAGATTATTCTTTTGGATGAACCGTCAATGGGTCTGGCACCAATTTTGGTTGAGGAAGTATTTAAGATTATTTCTAACCTTAAGTCTCAGGGCGTAACCATGTTATTGGTTGAGCAGTTTGCTGCAGCAGCCCTGAATGTTGCTGACTACGGCTATGTTCTTGAGAACGGTAAGATTGCGACGCACGGCCCAGCAGATAAGTTGATGCATGATCCGGCTGTGAAAGCGGCTTACTTGGGTGGCGCTGGTGGCCACTAA